The genomic segment TTGATCTTCTATTTCCTTGGCTTGAATGCAATATCTCTACTTCCTCAGCATTCACCCCAACTTATTGGATTTTTCTCCAGACAAAGCTctataaaaaagttaacttttataGAGCTTTTGTAGCAGCTAATTAGAGAAACTTTTACTTTCAAGGAGAAAAGACGGTTCAAAAAGCTGTGACCATTCATGGATTGCTGTAATGTTCAAGAAGGAATTGGGAAACTGTGACATGTCCTTactctttattataaataccaCAGCCTTGTAAATTCAAGAAATAGGGGTAGCTAGTGCTGTGGTTTAGGAGTTTTCATTATGGATTTAAAATACGTGTTTGGTTAATCAAAGTGGTTAAGGAACCTGAGCATTGGCTACTAATTAAGTTTTGAAACTTTAAATATCAGCCTGAATTTGGGatttaggaaaagaaaaaccaaggCAATCAAGACCTCCAGTCTCCCAATGTCAGAATTTGCACTGAACGCTAGCTTGACTGATAACTACCATATACCATCAACTAAAGAATAAAAGGTATGCATTGtacaaaatataacttttttaaatagtttatactGCTGAGAAAATGTTTCTTATGATCATCAGAAGGAGGGAGGAAAGACTGAAAATCCACTGGGACTAACCTGTATGTCACATTCTTGTGAAATTCCACTTGTTCACTAATATTCAGCTCAATTGCTTTCTTTTTTAACATTTGAAGTCTGTCATCATCTGACTTATTTCTACAGCTACCTACAATTTGGAACTTAGGTTTTGGTAAGGTAGGATCTAATCTCTTAATGGCAGCTGAAAAAGCCTCAAGTTGGAGAGTGTGTGCCTacatattaatgaaaaaaaatgtcaaattggTTTAACCAACAAAGGCTCAAACGAGCCACATAAAAGGTTGTACCTTTTGTTCACAAGATTGATAGGAATGTGCCCACCTTCTCCGGTCGAAATTGTGCAACAGATATTATTACTGGAATTTTTGTTGATCGTTCCAAGGGAAGTACCTGTTTATATTGGTTACCTGTTAGAATTCACTGGTCATAACCAAACtatgtaaacaaaaaaaaaacaaacaaacaaacacacatagAATTATCATATTGAGACTTCACTTCTCAAGTTTTAAACATTTGGTAAACATACTACACCGGGAGGAAACATGAAGAAACAGACCGTAAGAAACTTCAATGCCACAAAGTAACAAGCAATATGGGAAAGCTATCCACCCAACCGAAAGAAAAATGCAAAACATTAACCATACAATATAATAACGTTTCTAGGACTATAAATAACAAATTGCAAACCTGGAGTCCTGAAGTATCACAAGGAGGATATACTCTCTTAATACGATCTGGAACTTTCCAAAGACTTTCAATATGGGATTTGGTCCAAGATGAATTGACCATAGCCAGGTGTGCACATGATCCTACAATCCCGTACAAGCAGCTGAAGAATGTATAATAGACTATTTTGCATCTTGAAAGCCAAACACtgcaacaaaaagaaaataactgtTAAATTCCTTAAAGCATGGAAGAGACAAAATAGTGTTAATTTAGTGCAAATTACCGCATGGAAGTGTGTATGCACTGAAGGGTAAGGAGACACATGCAAAAGGTGAACTTTCACATGAAAAGACTTCAACTTTTCCAATTTCTAcaacaaaatacttttaaaaagatTGATTATCTTCTACTCTTACGCTCAAAACAATTGAATAGGGTATAATATTCAAATCTAAGTAATATTGAAACTATAGAATTGATACCATTTAACAAGTGAGGAAAATTTCCGAAACATGAATAGTCTATAAGAGGCAACAATAAGTACAAATCCCATAGTTAGAAGAAATCAAACCTTTTGGTAATTAAGGCATCATTATTATACATCAGGCTGCGATCACGAACACGAGATAGCATGTCTGAACTGATAGTGGGATAATGTGTATAGCAAATAACTTTACATCCAAACAACCGGGCAAGTGGATATGTAAAAGCATATCCACTTGTGTCAAAGTAATATAAAGGAGTAAACTTGCACAAAGCCTCCCAAGCAAGATACATAGAACCCAGACTTTGACCAATCATTGTAAAGTGCGGAAAAGTGGTTTCTTCAATCCACTTTCTCTTGTACAAATGAACCACCTGAAAATCAGGACAACAAGACAGATAGGTTTAAGCTTTTAAACAAATCAAGTATATTCTTGGACAATTGGTGCCAAAATAAATGCTTCTtacattaaaacaatattttcttaCTTTATATAATCAGCACACTATCTTATTCCATGGCTAAATCATCCCTCATCCCCTCCTTCCTATTGTCAACTCAACCTGCTAAGCAAGCAATACCATGTTTTACTGCCTTTCTCTGGCTCACTTCCACCTAAAAATTAGATCCATTGATCCTAATCTACTCATTCTTTagcagaaaacaaaataaatttaattcatgaGTTATGAGAGCACTAATAACCGAACCCATAATAGGAGTAATTAACAGATAAACAACATCCACGAGTTGACTAATATTCTAGCAAACACTAAAAACACTTATGAACCCAGAAAAGCATTCTATGATATTCTATTCTCTCATCATTACTGCAATTGAAAAACCTACTTCAAATAATACAAAGCCACGATGAAAGcgaaagattaaaagaaaaaaaccccACAATCCAAAaacagaaaagaagaagaacccagatagagaataagaaaagaatGTACCTTTGGAGGAGAGAGGAGCGTGACCCCAAAGCGATCTAGGGCTCGAGCCATCAGCGACTGCGGGGTGGCATCATGATCTCCGGTGTAGATACAGCAGTCAAGGTCAGGGATCTCCTCTTGGATGCCTCTGACGGCGCACCAGAGCACCCTCTCCCCGCCACCGCCGTCGTTAGTGTACGGATGGAAGAATCCGACGGCTCTGTTCCTCCGCCGCCTGCCGTTGACTGGAGCAATGCAGAATCCAAAAAGTATGACCGTGATGAGCGCAACGATTATCATCGTCAACATCAAATCGCTGAGTTACAGTGGCAGATGTTTAAGGCTTCTTCATAATTGTTCAACAAATTGGATgagtaattcaattttttttttcctctttttagacaatagaaagaaaagtaaattttctTCCCGCGATCCAATAAAAGACATTCATTTTACCTCTTTTATAtgatgtaattaaaaataaggtttaatagccaattttGTCTCCAGTTTGGTTGATGAATCTCAATTTAATCTCTCATTTTAAGAGTGTTTGAaatgagttttcttttttaaaattttgagtcaaattagtcccttccATTAAATATGACCAAACTGTGTTAATAGGGCGATGATCTGGCATCAGTTAGTGGTTACATGTCATAATTTGCTTGTGTGTGTCTTGACGTGTGTCAACATctaatttcgtccggattgataaataaatttattttattgcattttcccataaaaataaaaaaattaaaaaaataatatgtatataaaaagaaagaaaataataaataaccaaataaataaaaaaaaataagggaaaaagaaaatataataaataaaataaaataaaataaaaacaaaaaaaacgttcgtcctccactGAGCGCGTTCGGTTCAATCCTCTGCATGAAACCGCTCGTCCTTTAAATTtcacgaacgttcgtcctccaccGTTCGTACTTTACTTTattcgaacgttcgtccattcttacatttaggacgttcggtcatgttttgtgttagtgaacgttcgatcatgttatgtgaacgttcggtcatgttttgtgttagtgagcgttcggtttcatcgtttaatgagcgttcggttttaggcGTTCGGCCTAGAatcaaatagcgttcggtaaAGAGTTTAATGAGGTGTTCGTCAAAATCCTGCCTTTCTAACGCTCGTCCTCTCCTATCTGCCGCTCGtctaccgttcgtcctcaaccgttcggcGGTTACGTCTCATTGACGTTCGGCAACTCTCAAGCTCAACCGTTCGGTTATCCACAAGCTTTCCAACTGTTCGGCCGCTCGTCCTAAATCGTTCGGCCATTTGGTGTCATGGACGTTCGGCAATTTTCAGCCTCCAGCGTTCGTTCGTTCAGCCGTGTAGCGTTACCGTTCGTCCTTTAATTTTGTCAAACCGATACCTGTTGCTCTCAGGTAGAGAGCGTTCGATCTTGGTGTACTAGTGATGActaacgttcggttttgagcgttcgtcctagtaTCGCATGATCTTTAGCCGTTCAGCAAACAACGTTCGGTAGTGTTCTTGTTCAGCAAATAACGTTCGGCCTTGatatgttgaacgttcggtcttgatgtgtTGAACGCTCGGTCCTGATATTGTTATTCTCATTTGAACGCTCGGTCTCCCGTCCCTCTTCAGCGTTCTTACGATGCTTATTTTCGtccagcgttcggtttttggggCGTTTGATCCCTTTTGGTTTGATCATGGCGTTGGGTAAATAGTGTGGTGGGTCGCTCGTCCAATTAGTGTGGCGTtcggtttttttttattttgttgcgttttatttgttttaataaaaatatataataacaataaaaaataataataaaaataaaaaaataagtaaataaagaaaagaggaataaaagtaaataaaggtaAGTGTTAATATGTGCCAAAACAAAATCTGGAATCAAGGGATGTTTGTCCCTGAATTTCtgaaaagttgtttaaaaataataaaagaagacaaAACAAGAGAATGTGGAACGCCTAGGAAGCAGTGAGGCGTTGGCTTTTTCTCAAAAgggatttaattatttttggctTGACCTTGGCTTTTGGGTTGTAAACCACGAAGGGTGGTATCCCTCTTGCATGGCTGCCCATCTTGCAACTCTGTAAAGTCCCTTTACACCACTACAAGACTCTGGATTCTCACCAACCAAAGGGGGGaccttacaaaaaaaaaaaaggaatcaGCTGAGACTGAGGGGGACAGGAGGTTGGCAATAGAAAACGGATCtagaagaggaaagaaaaaaagaaggagGAGAGGAGTTTTTGAAAAGGGTGGACGAGACTGAAGCAAGGAAGACTGGAAGTGAAGTTGCTGGATCACAGAGGTGAAACGAAGAGAGTAAATAGAAGCGGAAATGAAAACAAGAGGCTACTGGACCATGGGTTGCTGAAGCTGAAacagaaagggaaaataaaagaTAGCTTCAAGAGGTAGGCCACTAAATTTGAACCTTAAGATTGCATGTATATGATATTCTGTGTATGATGTTGACTAAATGCATGCTATAGTTATTCCACCTTTGGGCGGAAGTCTGTTTAAATGTTAATATCAttatgaatggaaaatatacgTTTTCCTTCATCACCCCATCCCGTCATCAATAGCTCTCATTGCTTCCATACTTCACCATCTAATCTCACTGCACCAGCCGCCCCATTATTTTGGTGGAGAATattgtttttgtctcttttaaaAGTGCACTCATTCTACTGAAATGAAGAGAGTGGAGGGCCCGTGTTTTGGTTTAAATTTTTCTGCGCCGTAGAGGAAGCACAAGAAGTGGGGACGTTGGCTTTAAAAGAAGTTGGACACCAAGCAACCAGGGGGTGTTTTTTCCAAAAGGGGAGGACGTTCCAAAGTAGAGGgaaattttccttttcctttcaaTCTCTTCATTCTTCCAA from the Vigna angularis cultivar LongXiaoDou No.4 chromosome 3, ASM1680809v1, whole genome shotgun sequence genome contains:
- the LOC108326568 gene encoding GDP-Man:Man(3)GlcNAc(2)-PP-Dol alpha-1,2-mannosyltransferase, yielding MLTMIIVALITVILFGFCIAPVNGRRRRNRAVGFFHPYTNDGGGGERVLWCAVRGIQEEIPDLDCCIYTGDHDATPQSLMARALDRFGVTLLSPPKVVHLYKRKWIEETTFPHFTMIGQSLGSMYLAWEALCKFTPLYYFDTSGYAFTYPLARLFGCKVICYTHYPTISSDMLSRVRDRSLMYNNDALITKSVWLSRCKIVYYTFFSCLYGIVGSCAHLAMVNSSWTKSHIESLWKVPDRIKRVYPPCDTSGLQVLPLERSTKIPVIISVAQFRPEKAHTLQLEAFSAAIKRLDPTLPKPKFQIVGSCRNKSDDDRLQMLKKKAIELNISEQVEFHKNVTYRDLVGLLGGAVAGIHSMTDEHFGISVVEYMAAGAIPIAHNSAGPKRDIVLDEDGQQTGFLACTVEEYADAIVRTVTMSETERLKVAAAARRRARRFSEQRFYDDFKAAVRPILCHVSR